A single region of the Mus caroli chromosome 16, CAROLI_EIJ_v1.1, whole genome shotgun sequence genome encodes:
- the Vasn gene encoding vasorin has translation MYSRSCLPPLLLLLLVLLGSGVQGCPSGCQCNQPQTVFCTARQGTTVPRDVPPDTVGLYIFQNGITTLDVGCFAGLPGLQLLDLSQNQITSLPGGIFQPLVNLSNLDLTANKLHEISNETFRGLRRLERLYLGKNRIRHIQPGAFDALDRLLELKLPDNELRVLPPLHLPRLLLLDLSHNSIPALEAGILDTANVEALRLAGLGLRQLDEGLFGRLLNLHDLDVADNHLEHVPSVIQGLRGLTRLRLAGNTRIAQIRPEDLAGLTALQELDVSNLSLQALPSDLSSLFPRLRLLAAARNPFNCLCPLSWFGPWVRENHVVLASPEETRCHFPPKNAGRLLLDLDYADFGCPVTTTTATVPTIRSTIREPTLSTSSQATTWPSLTEPTTQASTVLSTAPPTMRPAPQPQDCPASICLNGGSCRLGARHHWECLCPEGFIGLYCESPVEQGMKPSSVPDTPRPPPLLPLSIEPVSPTSLRVKLQRYLQGNTVQLRSLRLTYRNLSGPDKRLVTLRLPASLAEYTVTQLRPNATYSICVTPLGAGRTPEGEEACGEANTSQAVRSNHAPVTQAREGNLPLLIAPALAAVLLAVLAAVGAAYCVRRARATSTAQDKGQVGPGTGPLELEGVKAPLEPGSKATEGGGEALSGGPECEVPLMGYPGPSLQGVLPAKHYI, from the coding sequence ATGTACTCCAGGAGCTGCCTGCCACCTCTCCTGTTGTTGCTCCTGGTGCTCCTGGGGTCTGGAGTACAGGGTTGCCCATCAGGCTGCCAGTGCAACCAGCCACAGACAGTCTTCTGCACTGCACGTCAGGGAACCACAGTGCCCCGAGACGTGCCACCTGACACAGTGGGCCTGTACATCTTTCAGAACGGCATCACTACCCTTGATGTGGGCTGTTTTGCTGGCCTTCCAGGCCTGCAGCTTCTGGACTTGTCACAGAACCAGATCACCAGCCTGCCTGGTGGCATCTTTCAGCCACTTGTTAACCTCAGTAACCTGGACCTGACTGCCAACAAACTGCACGAGATCTCCAACGAGACCTTCCGTGGCCTGCGACGCCTGGAGCGCCTCTACCTAGGCAAGAACCGAATTCGCCACATCCAACCCGGTGCCTTCGATGCGCTTGATCGCCTCCTGGAGCTCAAGCTGCCAGACAATGAGCTTCGGGTGTTGCCCCCATTGCACTTGCCCCGCCTGCTGCTGCTTGACCTCAGCCACAACAGCATCCCAGCCCTGGAAGCCGGAATACTGGATACCGCCAATGTGGAGGCATTGAGGTTGGCTGGCCTAGGGCTGCGGCAGCTGGATGAGGGGCTCTTTGGCCGCCTTCTCAACCTCCATGACTTGGATGTCGCTGACAACCATTTGGAGCATGTACCATCTGTGATCCAAGGCCTGCGCGGCCTGACACGCCTGCGGCTGGCTGGCAACACCCGTATTGCCCAGATACGGCCTGAGGACCTCGCTGGCCTGACTGCCCTACAGGAATTGGATGTGAGCAACCTGAGCCTGCAGGCCCTGCCCAGTGACCTCTCCAGTCTCTTTCCCCGCCTGCGCCTCTTAGCAGCTGCCAGGAACCCCTTCAACTGCTTGTGCCCCTTGAGCTGGTTTGGTCCTTGGGTGCGTGAGAACCATGTTGTGTTGGCCAGCCCTGAGGAGACGCGTTGTCACTTCCCACCCAAGAATGCTGGCCGACTGCTCCTGGATCTGGATTATGCAGATTTTGGCTGCCCAGTCACCACTACCACGGCCACAGTACCTACTATAAGGTCTACTATCAGGGAGCCCACACTTTCAACTTCTAGCCAAGCTACCACCTGGCCCAGCCTCACGGAGCCAACTACCCAGGCCTCCACCGTACTATCGACTGCCCCACCAACCATGAGGCCAGCTCCTCAGCCCCAGGACTGTCCAGCATCCATCTGCCTGAATGGTGGTAGCTGCCGTTTGGGAGCAAGACACCACTGGGAGTGCCTATGCCCTGAGGGCTTCATTGGCCTGTACTGTGAAAGTCCAGTGGAACAAGGGATGAAGCCCAGCTCCGTACCAGACACTCCAAGGCCCCCTCCACTGCTGCCTCTCAGCATTGAGCCGGTGAGCCCCACCTCCTTGCGTGTGAAGCTGCAGCGCTACTTGCAGGGTAACACTGTGCAGCTACGGAGCCTCCGGCTCACCTATCGCAACCTGTCTGGCCCTGACAAGCGACTGGTGACATTACGGCTGCCTGCTTCACTTGCAGAGTATACAGTCACCCAGCTGCGACCCAATGCCACCTATTCTATCTGTGTCACACCCCTGGGAGCTGGACGGACACCTGAAGGTGAGGAGGCCTGTGGGGAGGCCAACACTTCCCAGGCAGTCCGCTCTAACCATGCCCCAGTTACCCAGGCTCGTGAGGGCAACCTGCCACTCCTCATTGCGCCTGCCCTGGCTGCTGTACTTCTGGCTGTGTTGGCTGCCGTAGGGGCAGCCTACTGTGTGCGACGGGCGCGGGCAACTTCTACAGCTCAGGACAAAGGGCAGGTGGGACCAGGGACTGGACCCCTGGAACTAGAGGGGGTGAAAGCCCCTTTGGAGCCAGGCTCCAAGGCAacagagggaggtggggaggcttTGTCAGGTGGTCCTGAATGTGAGGTGCCTCTTATGGGCTACCCAGGGCCCAGCCTTCAGGGGGTCCTCCCTGCTAAGCACTACATTTAG